A single window of Electrophorus electricus isolate fEleEle1 chromosome 16, fEleEle1.pri, whole genome shotgun sequence DNA harbors:
- the LOC118242701 gene encoding LOW QUALITY PROTEIN: NACHT, LRR and PYD domains-containing protein 3-like (The sequence of the model RefSeq protein was modified relative to this genomic sequence to represent the inferred CDS: inserted 2 bases in 1 codon): MEEAMQHDCHTPVHDVLHRVLHTHKTSMKNKYESLFEGINTQENKTLLNQIYTQLYIIEGESESVDEEHEVLQMEKTLRKQLLQDIPINCSDIFKAVQDPKKEMEEENIRAVMAEGVRHTEEKEDKGPEMPKLRTVLTKGIAGIGKTVSVQKFILDWAEGKSNQDVDFMFVLPFRELNLIKDEQYSLHTLLCNFHPEIKDLALRTYDTHKCVFVFDGLNESTIPLNFLWCENVFDITTISSVNVLITNLFKGELLSSALIWITSRPEGTSQIPPQYINRLTEIQGFTDAQKEEYFRKIIGDQDQAKKIISHIKTVKSLHIMCHIPVFCWISATVLQKIIKKNNDTEIPKTLTEMCINFMWTQLHTKNAKYKEKNERDLKTLLESSRTLILKLAELAFKQLMKGNVLFYEEDLRECGIDVTEASVYSGICTEIFREESVLYQTKVYCFVHLSFQEFLATFYVFQCCVNKDIEALQFFMPQHWGWYRNRSENVLLEDLLEGAVDKALKSQNGHLDLFLRFLLGITLETNQRLLQGLLIQSQNCSKSINKAVQYIKXNIKTESILTEKSNNLFLCLTEIHDQSLSREIQQYLQSDKESQSKLSPGLCSAIAFLMQMSEEVLDEVDLKKFNTSEEGYRRLIPAVYNCRKALLDGYDLTTDCIETLSYTLMSPNYPLRELQLSNNNLKNSELELLCSGLKSCHCKLEILRLPICNLGEKTCENLGSALQLTNSILRALDLTNNDLHDSGVTLLSAGLKSSHCKLEILRLSGCLVTGEGCSSLASALSLNPSHLKELVLTYNHPGDSGMKLLSARLEDPLCKLDTLKMEHAGMIRIKEGFKKYACVLTLDPNTAQPHHHLSEGNRKVTWMEEQQSYPDHSERFDGCEQVLCRETVSGRCYWEAEWRGSGESVVAVAYKGINSKGGSTDCAFGYNDKSWCLICSNERYIARHNKNHTFLPVLTSRSNRVGVYLDWPSGTLSFYNVSLDTHTLTHLYTFHSTFTEPLYAGFGFWAVSSGTSVRVR; encoded by the exons atggaagagGCCATGCAGCACGACTGTCACACTCCAGTGCATGATGTACTGCATAGAgtcttacacacccacaaaaccAGCATGAAGAACAAGTATGAGAGCTTATTTGAGGGAATCAATACACAAGAGAATAAAACCCTCTTGAACCAGAtttacacacagctctacatcatagagggagagagtgaaagtgtggatgaagaacatgaggttttacagatggagaaaacactCAGGAAACAACTGTTACAAGACATTCCAATCAACTGCTCTGACATCTTTAAAGCTGTACAAGATCctaaaaaagaaatggaagaagagaACATTAGAGCTGTGATGGCTGAAGgtgtcagacacacagaagaaaaagaagataaaggaCCAGAAATGCCAAAGCTCAGAACGGTTCTGACTAAAGGAATTGCAGGAATTGGGAaaactgtctctgtgcagaaattCATTCTTGACTGGGCTGAGGGAAAATCCAATCAGGATGtagatttcatgtttgtgcttccATTCAGGGAGCTGAACTTGATTAAAGATGAGCAGTACAGTCTTCATACACTTCTGTGTAACTTCCATCCTGAGATCAAAGATCTTGCCTTAAGGACATAtgatacacacaaatgtgtgttcgTTTTTGATGGTTTAAATGAAAGCACAATTCCACTGAACTTTCTATggtgtgaaaatgtatttgacaTTACCACGATATCATCAGTGAATGTGTTGATCACAAACCTCTTCAAAGGAGAGTTGCTTTCCTCTGCTCTCATCTGGATAACCTCCCGACCAGAAGGAACCAGTCAAATCCCTCCTCAGTACATAAACCGTTTGACAGAAATTCAGGGATTCACTGATGcacagaaggaggagtacttcaggaaaaTAATCGGTGATCAAGACCAAGCCAAGAAAATCATCTCACACATTAAGACAGTAAAGAGCCTCCACATCATGTGCCACATACCGGTCTTCTGTTGGATCTCAGCCACGGTGCTTCAGAAAAtcattaagaaaaataatgatACAGAAATCCCTAAAACTCTGACTGAGATGTGTATAAACTTTATGTGGACTCAGTTACACACGAAGAATGCAAagtacaaagagaaaaatgagagagatcTAAAAACCCTTCTGGAATCCAGCAGAACTTTGATTCTGAAACTAGCGGAACTGGCTTTTAAGCAGTTGATGAAGGGCAATGTACTATTCTATGAAGAAGACCTaagagagtgtggcattgatgtcactGAGGCCTCTGTGTACTCTGGGATTTGCACTGAGATATTTAGAGAGGAATCTGTGCTCTACCAGACAAAGGTCTACTGCTTTGTGcatctgagctttcaggagTTCCTGGCTACTTTCTATGTGTTTCAATGCTGTGTGAACAAGGACATTGAGGCACTGCAGTTTTTTATGCCTCAGCATTGGGGCTGGTACAGAAACCGGTCTGAGAATGTTCTACTGGAGGACCTGCTGGAAGGAGCAGTGGACAAAGCCTTGAAGAGtcaaaatggacacctggatCTTTTCCTCCGGTTCCTGCTGGGCATAACACTGGAGACCAATCAGAGACTCCTACAAGGCCTACTGATACAATCACAGAACTGTTCAAAGAGCATCAACAAGGCAGTCCAGTACatcaa aaacataaaaacagaaagcattCTTACTGAGAAATCCAAcaatctcttcctctgtctgacTGAAATACATGACCAGTCCCTCTCCAGGGAGATTCAGCAATATCTACAATCAGATAAAGAATCCCAAAGCAAGCTCTCTCCTGGGCTGTGTTCAGCTATAGCTTTCTTAATGCAGATGTCAGAGGAAGTGCTGGATGAGGTGGACCTGAAGAAATTCAATACATCAGAGGAGGGTTACAGGAGACTGATACCAGCTGTGTACAACTGCAGAAAAGCTCT ACTAGATGGCTATGATCTCACCACAGACTGCATTGAAACTCTCTCCTACACTTTGATGTCTCCAAACTACCCCCTGCGAGAACTGCAACTGAGTAACAATAACCTAAAAAATTCAGAATTGGAGCTGCTCTGTTCTGGACTTAAGAGTTgccactgtaaactggagatactcag GCTACCTATCTGTAATCTTGGGGAAAAGACTTGTGAAAATTTGGGATCAGCTTTGCAACTGACAAACTCAATCTTGAGAGCACTGGACCTTACTAACAATGATCTGCATGATTCAGGAGTGacactgctctctgctggactgaagagttcacattgtaaactggagatactcag attgtctggttgtttggtcacaggggaaggctgttcttctctggcttcagcccTGAGTTTAAACCCCTCACATCTAAAAGAACTGGTTCTGACCTATAACCACCCAGGAGACTCAGGaatgaagctgctctctgctagactggaaGATCCACTCTGCAAACTGGACACACTTAA AATGGAACATGCAGGGATGATCAGAATCAAAGaaggctttaaaaaat ACGCATGTGTGCTCACACTGGatccaaacacagcacagccccATCACCATCTGTCTGAGGGAAACCGTAAGGTGACATGGATGGAGGAGCAGCAGTCATATCCTGATCATTCAGAGAGATTTGATGGCTGTGAGCAGGTGCTGTGTAGAGAGACTGTGtctggacgctgttactgggaagCAGAGTGGAGGGGGAGTGGAGAGTCTGTTGTAGCAGTGGCATATAAAGGAATCAACTCAAAAGGAGGCAGTACTGACTGTGCATTTGGATACAATGACAAGTCCTGGTGTCTCATCTGCTCTAATGAGCGTTACATTGCCAGGCATAATAAGAATCACACTTTCTTACCTGTCCTTACCTCCAGGtccaacagagtaggagtgtatctggactggccgTCAGGCACTCTGTCCTTTTACAATGTCTCCttggacacacatacattgaCCCATTTATATAcattccactccacattcactgagcccctctatgcagggtttgggTTTTGGGCTGTGTCTTCTGGTACCTCAGTGCGAGTGAGATAG